The Microbulbifer sp. YPW1 genome contains a region encoding:
- the fldB gene encoding flavodoxin FldB, translated as MRAPIGLFYGSSTCYTEMAAEKIRDRLGEEWVDLHNVADDDIAQMEDYDFLILGIPTWDYGELQEDWENCWDQLAQLNLSGKTVALYGLGDQEGYPQWYQDALGYLHAQVVAVGAKAVGYWPADGYQFEESKGLTPDGSQFVGLALDEENEFDRSDERLDQWCAQIMREFGLQ; from the coding sequence ATGCGCGCACCTATCGGACTTTTCTACGGATCCAGCACCTGTTACACCGAAATGGCGGCGGAGAAAATCCGCGACCGCCTAGGGGAAGAATGGGTAGACCTGCACAATGTCGCCGACGACGATATCGCCCAGATGGAGGATTACGATTTTCTGATCCTCGGTATCCCCACCTGGGACTACGGCGAACTGCAGGAAGACTGGGAAAACTGCTGGGACCAGCTGGCGCAACTGAACCTGAGTGGAAAAACCGTCGCCCTGTATGGCCTGGGCGACCAGGAAGGTTATCCACAGTGGTATCAGGATGCCCTTGGCTACCTGCACGCACAGGTAGTCGCGGTTGGCGCCAAAGCGGTGGGCTACTGGCCCGCGGACGGCTACCAGTTCGAGGAATCCAAAGGCCTGACGCCAGATGGCAGCCAGTTTGTCGGCCTCGCCCTGGATGAAGAAAACGAATTTGACCGCAGTGACGAGCGCCTGGACCAATGGTGCGCACAGATCATGCGCGAGTTCGGGCTCCAGTGA
- the tusA gene encoding sulfurtransferase TusA — protein MKSHHTLDARGLLCPEPVMMLHAAVRKVAAGEVLQMFATDPSTQRDVPKFCQFLGYELVKHAEENDEFVYWIRKADA, from the coding sequence ATGAAGTCACACCACACGCTCGACGCCCGCGGCCTGCTGTGCCCGGAACCCGTCATGATGCTCCACGCTGCGGTGCGAAAGGTAGCTGCGGGAGAGGTATTGCAGATGTTTGCCACAGACCCCTCGACCCAGCGGGATGTACCGAAATTCTGTCAGTTTCTCGGTTACGAACTGGTGAAGCACGCGGAGGAGAACGATGAGTTTGTGTACTGGATCCGCAAGGCGGATGCCTGA
- a CDS encoding class I SAM-dependent methyltransferase yields the protein MKLTHWLAGMACTVAFAGAVQADPLKNAVADEHRTEAYAERDQYRHPAETLAFFQVQPDMTVVEIWPGGGWYTEILSPLLKAEGTLYAAHFPKETEVGYFKRSRENFEKWLKEEKDIYGGIKLTEFAPGSDSEIAPEGSADAVLTFRNVHNWMRGEKEQAAFETFYKALKPGGVLGVVEHRAKPGTSREDMMKSGYMTQAYVIELAKNAGFELEEASEINANPKDTADHPKGVWTLPPSLALGEEDREKYKAIGESDRMTLRFRKPKS from the coding sequence ATGAAATTGACCCATTGGCTGGCCGGTATGGCCTGCACTGTGGCCTTTGCCGGCGCGGTACAGGCGGATCCTCTAAAAAATGCCGTAGCGGACGAGCACCGCACCGAAGCCTACGCAGAGCGTGACCAGTATCGCCACCCTGCGGAAACCCTGGCATTTTTCCAGGTGCAGCCGGACATGACCGTGGTGGAAATCTGGCCGGGTGGCGGCTGGTATACCGAAATCCTTTCTCCCCTGCTGAAGGCTGAGGGCACCCTGTATGCGGCGCATTTCCCCAAGGAGACCGAGGTGGGCTATTTCAAGCGCTCCCGGGAAAACTTTGAAAAGTGGCTGAAGGAAGAGAAGGATATCTACGGCGGCATCAAGCTGACCGAATTTGCACCGGGCAGTGACAGTGAGATTGCGCCGGAAGGTTCTGCGGATGCGGTACTGACTTTCCGCAATGTGCACAACTGGATGCGCGGTGAAAAAGAACAGGCGGCGTTCGAGACTTTTTACAAGGCATTGAAGCCGGGCGGTGTGCTGGGGGTGGTGGAGCACCGGGCGAAGCCGGGAACCAGTCGCGAGGATATGATGAAGAGCGGTTACATGACCCAGGCCTACGTCATTGAACTCGCCAAGAATGCGGGCTTTGAGCTGGAGGAAGCCAGTGAGATCAACGCAAACCCGAAAGACACTGCGGATCACCCGAAGGGTGTCTGGACCCTGCCGCCGTCCCTGGCGCTCGGTGAAGAAGATCGGGAAAAGTACAAGGCGATCGGTGAAAGCGACCGCATGACCTTGCGGTTCCGCAAACCCAAGTCCTGA
- the trmL gene encoding tRNA (uridine(34)/cytosine(34)/5-carboxymethylaminomethyluridine(34)-2'-O)-methyltransferase TrmL translates to MFKIVLYQPEIAPNTGNIIRLCANTGAELHLIEPLGFTMDDKRLRRAGLDYAEYSRVVRHRDWDAFVETEQPRRVLALSTKGSRRHSEIEFRADDAIVFGPETRGLPAEFLARTGQEHTLRIPMCANSRSINLSNAAAIVIYEAWRQLGYVNAQG, encoded by the coding sequence ATGTTCAAAATCGTGCTCTACCAGCCGGAAATTGCCCCCAATACCGGCAATATCATCCGCCTATGTGCCAATACCGGTGCCGAATTGCATCTGATTGAGCCCCTCGGGTTCACCATGGATGACAAGCGCCTGCGCCGGGCGGGACTGGACTATGCGGAATACAGCCGCGTGGTGCGTCACCGCGACTGGGATGCATTTGTGGAAACGGAACAGCCCAGGCGGGTGCTGGCACTTTCCACCAAGGGCAGTCGCAGGCACTCGGAGATTGAATTCCGCGCCGACGACGCCATCGTCTTTGGCCCCGAGACCCGCGGGCTGCCCGCGGAATTTCTCGCCCGGACGGGCCAGGAACACACTTTGCGCATTCCCATGTGCGCCAATAGCCGCAGCATCAATCTTTCCAATGCCGCGGCCATCGTTATTTATGAGGCCTGGCGACAGCTTGGCTATGTCAACGCCCAAGGCTGA
- a CDS encoding class I SAM-dependent methyltransferase produces the protein MNWESLLQVVRSKVAEAHAAENRLDSRRLFHGRGNCYPGFERVCVDSYHPAILVTLFEEYEAEDELARQLWALLQPFGYTGLAVQRRYRPRAPIVWECGEPVEAPVARRGQLQFPLTFDRQNVGFFLDIEPGRFWLEQQVREKAGQLDNLKLLNLFSFTCAFSVVARAAGELEILNIDLNKGVLKRGQANHQFNQLPMKGVRFVARDALRDFKRYDRSGPFQLAVVDPPTRQRGAFEVETNYAKLLEKLPACLADEADLLLVLNSPAHSEAYFREMVAAASSGYSVVERLPQNPDFPDSDPDGALKMLHVRFNRNG, from the coding sequence TTGAATTGGGAATCCCTGCTGCAGGTTGTGCGCAGCAAAGTTGCAGAGGCGCATGCCGCGGAAAACCGGCTGGACAGCCGCCGTCTGTTCCATGGCCGCGGTAATTGTTATCCGGGGTTCGAGCGCGTCTGTGTGGATAGCTATCACCCGGCAATTCTGGTGACGCTGTTCGAAGAATACGAAGCGGAAGACGAGCTTGCACGGCAGCTGTGGGCGTTGCTGCAGCCGTTCGGCTATACCGGGCTTGCGGTGCAGCGCCGATACCGGCCGCGCGCGCCCATTGTGTGGGAGTGTGGTGAGCCGGTGGAGGCGCCGGTTGCGCGCCGTGGACAACTGCAATTTCCACTGACCTTTGATCGCCAGAATGTGGGTTTTTTCTTGGATATCGAACCCGGGCGGTTCTGGCTGGAACAGCAGGTTCGGGAAAAGGCCGGGCAGCTGGATAACCTCAAGCTCCTTAACCTGTTCTCTTTTACCTGTGCATTTTCGGTGGTCGCGCGGGCGGCGGGTGAGCTGGAGATTCTGAATATTGATCTCAACAAGGGCGTGCTGAAACGCGGACAGGCGAACCATCAGTTTAATCAGTTGCCGATGAAGGGCGTCCGTTTTGTCGCCCGGGATGCATTGCGGGACTTCAAGCGATATGACCGCAGTGGTCCCTTCCAGCTGGCGGTGGTGGATCCGCCCACACGGCAGCGCGGCGCGTTTGAGGTCGAGACGAACTATGCCAAGTTGCTGGAAAAACTTCCGGCGTGTCTCGCCGATGAAGCAGACCTGTTATTGGTACTGAATTCACCGGCACACAGTGAGGCGTATTTCCGCGAAATGGTTGCTGCGGCCAGCTCGGGGTATAGCGTGGTAGAGCGCCTGCCGCAGAATCCGGACTTCCCCGACAGTGACCCGGATGGGGCGCTGAAGATGTTGCACGTGCGGTTTAACCGCAACGGTTAA
- a CDS encoding YheU family protein has protein sequence MIIPHRQIDPEALQNLLEEYATRDGTDYGEREVSLEDKVASLRRQLENKTVVIWFEPGEESVNLILAEDIPADGDV, from the coding sequence ATGATCATCCCTCATCGTCAAATAGATCCGGAAGCCCTGCAAAACCTGCTGGAAGAATACGCTACCCGCGATGGTACTGATTACGGTGAACGCGAGGTAAGCCTGGAGGACAAGGTGGCGAGCCTGCGCCGTCAGCTCGAAAACAAGACGGTGGTGATCTGGTTTGAGCCCGGCGAGGAATCGGTCAATCTGATTCTTGCGGAAGATATTCCCGCGGATGGTGACGTCTGA
- a CDS encoding antibiotic biosynthesis monooxygenase, whose product MIYVLIEREVAEDLETTYEEAARRLLTNAYQTTGFVDGHTYTELDNRRRRFTLSKWKSVLHWQQWYNSEERRDQMAQLAPMLAHEERITILERA is encoded by the coding sequence ATGATTTACGTATTGATCGAAAGAGAAGTTGCTGAAGATCTGGAGACCACCTACGAGGAAGCCGCCCGCAGGCTCTTGACCAACGCCTACCAGACCACCGGATTTGTGGACGGCCACACCTATACCGAACTGGACAACCGTCGCCGCCGCTTCACCCTGTCCAAGTGGAAGTCCGTGCTGCACTGGCAGCAGTGGTACAACAGCGAAGAACGCCGCGATCAGATGGCGCAACTGGCCCCCATGCTCGCGCACGAAGAGCGCATCACGATTCTCGAGCGCGCATAA
- a CDS encoding 5'-3' exonuclease H3TH domain-containing protein produces the protein MSDVYLVDASVYIFRYYFALPPNWESRSGYSTEAVYGFSNFLLDLLARQPGHIACAFDESLGNCFRNDIYPDYKCSRALPDEALAYQLAACREMAEALGIASYASDRYEADDILATLTARCVRSGLSPVIVTRDKDLGQLLDRGATKLWDFAADQYLGRAEIQHKFGVRPAQIADYLALVGDAIDDIPGVPGIGAKTAARLLAEFDSIEALIAGAGEIAGLKIRGAAGIAAKVTTHAEQMRMARRLAELEYAVPLAVETGDAAIPSALVRKPVQPELAIALAEEFGIGGLAGKIRRTLGIGQKNSQESSAEVSIATP, from the coding sequence ATGAGCGATGTCTACCTGGTCGATGCTTCTGTCTATATTTTCCGCTACTACTTTGCCCTGCCTCCCAACTGGGAGAGCCGCTCCGGCTACAGTACCGAAGCGGTGTACGGCTTTAGCAATTTCCTGCTGGACCTGCTCGCCCGCCAGCCGGGGCATATTGCCTGTGCTTTTGACGAATCCCTCGGCAACTGTTTCCGCAACGATATCTATCCGGACTACAAATGCAGTCGTGCACTGCCCGATGAGGCCCTTGCCTACCAGCTCGCTGCTTGTCGTGAGATGGCCGAGGCGCTGGGGATAGCGAGTTACGCCAGTGATCGCTACGAGGCCGACGATATCCTTGCGACACTGACCGCGCGTTGTGTGCGCAGTGGTCTGTCGCCGGTGATCGTCACCCGCGACAAAGACCTGGGGCAGTTGCTGGATCGCGGCGCTACCAAACTGTGGGATTTTGCCGCGGACCAGTATCTCGGGCGCGCAGAAATACAGCACAAGTTCGGTGTGCGTCCTGCGCAGATTGCCGACTATCTGGCGCTGGTGGGGGATGCCATCGACGATATACCGGGCGTCCCCGGAATCGGCGCCAAGACGGCCGCGCGTCTGCTGGCTGAATTTGACAGTATCGAAGCGCTGATTGCCGGAGCTGGTGAGATAGCTGGCCTGAAAATCCGTGGCGCCGCCGGTATTGCTGCCAAGGTTACGACCCATGCCGAACAGATGCGCATGGCCCGCCGTCTTGCTGAGCTTGAATATGCGGTGCCGCTTGCAGTTGAGACCGGCGACGCGGCCATTCCCAGTGCGCTGGTGCGCAAACCGGTACAGCCCGAGCTGGCCATTGCCCTGGCGGAAGAATTCGGTATCGGCGGACTCGCCGGAAAAATTCGACGCACCCTGGGAATTGGCCAGAAAAATTCCCAGGAAAGTTCCGCAGAAGTGAGTATCGCGACCCCATGA
- a CDS encoding 4-phosphoerythronate dehydrogenase has translation MTTDSGVTPPLNIVADENIPGLETWFADLGTITRVPGRNMNRAQLAQADILLVRSVTEVNRSLLEDTPVRFVGSCTIGTDHLDTHWLEQQGISWSAAPGCNANSVVEYVFCALAALNVDWRDRSFGIVGCGNVGGSLQRKLRALDIPCKIYDPWLTDNPDAAELHSVLQQDVICLHAPLVKGGPHPSLHMLDKNTLAAIKPGAVLISAGRGAVIDNAALSELLHDPKPFTTVLDVWENEPDINLELLEKTDLGSPHIAGYSHDGKLAGTRMIREAVDTALSLPATNKSEAGEAADTQPRHLTTAATGYAAIRELLLAMYDPRADDQRLRTAAGAARSGTQTMAESFDLQRKRYPKRLEFSHYRMQAPQLDAATRKQLEILGLK, from the coding sequence ATGACAACCGACTCCGGTGTAACACCCCCTTTGAATATCGTTGCCGACGAAAATATCCCCGGGCTCGAAACCTGGTTTGCTGACCTGGGTACCATTACCCGGGTTCCCGGTCGCAACATGAATCGCGCACAACTGGCCCAGGCGGATATTTTGCTGGTGCGCTCGGTGACCGAAGTAAACCGGTCTCTGCTCGAAGACACACCGGTGCGTTTTGTGGGCAGCTGCACCATCGGTACCGATCACCTGGATACCCACTGGCTGGAGCAGCAGGGGATCTCCTGGAGCGCCGCGCCGGGCTGCAATGCGAATTCGGTAGTCGAGTACGTGTTCTGTGCGCTGGCGGCGCTCAATGTGGACTGGCGGGATCGCAGTTTCGGTATCGTGGGGTGTGGCAACGTGGGCGGCTCGCTTCAGCGGAAACTGCGCGCCCTGGACATTCCCTGCAAAATCTATGACCCGTGGCTGACGGATAATCCGGACGCGGCGGAACTGCACAGTGTCCTGCAGCAGGATGTGATCTGCCTGCACGCACCGCTGGTCAAGGGTGGGCCGCACCCGAGCCTGCATATGCTGGATAAAAACACGCTCGCGGCAATCAAGCCCGGTGCTGTACTTATCAGTGCCGGACGCGGCGCGGTGATCGATAACGCCGCATTGTCAGAACTGCTCCATGACCCGAAACCGTTTACCACCGTGCTGGATGTGTGGGAAAACGAGCCCGACATCAACCTGGAACTGCTCGAGAAAACCGATCTGGGCAGTCCGCATATTGCCGGATACAGCCACGACGGCAAGCTCGCGGGAACCCGTATGATTCGCGAGGCGGTGGATACGGCGTTGTCATTGCCTGCAACAAACAAATCCGAAGCTGGGGAGGCCGCGGACACGCAACCGCGCCATCTCACAACGGCGGCCACTGGCTACGCCGCTATACGCGAGCTGTTACTGGCTATGTACGATCCCCGGGCTGACGATCAGCGGCTGCGCACGGCGGCAGGCGCTGCCCGCAGCGGCACACAAACCATGGCGGAATCATTCGACCTGCAGCGCAAGCGGTATCCCAAACGCCTCGAATTTTCGCACTACCGTATGCAGGCACCGCAACTGGATGCGGCGACGCGCAAGCAACTGGAGATACTGGGGCTCAAGTGA
- a CDS encoding ATP-NAD kinase family protein, with the protein MKLKKLGLIINPWAGIGGPAGLKGSDGEETVERALEAGIQPQSHKRAAIALQALIPFAGELEIVTFAGDMGEALACELGFTVSVVGAAASGRSTPADTETAAQSIRDAGADLIVFAGGDGTARNMVNALGDTFPVLGIPAGVKMHSACFAISPKASGEVLRRLMSGELVDLHQREVRDIDEKSFREGRVSTRYYGELLVPEEGHFLQAVKNAGREVEELAVADIAAQIVEDIEEQDPQTLYIVGPGSTTLAVLSELGADGTLLGVDLWQDGVMLAADVNAVQIAEAIQQHRSKTQDAPVKILLTAIGGQGHLIGRGNQQLTPDVLRAVGRAQLMVVATKTKITELGGRPLLVDSGDPSLDAAWSGFIPVVTGYRDEILYPLSGDGSGESPAPVTATPAPSA; encoded by the coding sequence GTGAAACTCAAGAAACTTGGACTGATTATCAATCCCTGGGCGGGAATTGGCGGGCCGGCGGGGCTCAAGGGCAGCGACGGGGAAGAAACCGTCGAGCGCGCGTTAGAGGCGGGGATTCAGCCGCAGTCACACAAGCGCGCAGCGATTGCTCTGCAGGCATTGATACCTTTTGCCGGCGAACTGGAAATCGTCACCTTTGCTGGCGACATGGGCGAAGCGCTGGCGTGCGAGCTCGGCTTTACCGTCAGCGTGGTAGGTGCTGCGGCATCCGGACGCTCCACCCCGGCGGATACGGAGACTGCGGCGCAGTCCATTCGCGACGCAGGAGCAGATCTGATTGTATTCGCCGGAGGCGACGGTACCGCGCGCAACATGGTCAATGCACTGGGGGATACTTTCCCGGTTCTCGGAATTCCCGCCGGTGTCAAAATGCACTCCGCCTGTTTTGCCATTTCCCCGAAAGCCAGCGGCGAAGTGTTGCGCCGGCTGATGTCCGGTGAGCTGGTAGACCTGCATCAGCGCGAAGTGCGCGATATCGATGAAAAGTCCTTTCGCGAGGGGCGTGTGAGCACCCGCTATTACGGCGAATTGCTGGTGCCGGAAGAAGGGCACTTTCTGCAGGCGGTTAAAAATGCCGGTCGTGAAGTGGAAGAGCTGGCGGTGGCCGATATCGCGGCACAGATTGTTGAAGACATTGAAGAGCAGGATCCGCAGACCCTGTATATTGTCGGCCCGGGTTCAACCACCCTGGCAGTACTGTCTGAGCTCGGCGCCGACGGCACGCTGCTCGGGGTGGACCTGTGGCAGGACGGTGTAATGCTAGCGGCGGATGTGAATGCGGTACAGATCGCTGAGGCGATTCAGCAGCATCGCAGCAAAACGCAGGACGCCCCGGTAAAAATTCTGCTTACCGCGATTGGTGGCCAGGGCCATTTGATTGGCCGCGGCAATCAGCAGCTGACGCCGGATGTTCTGCGCGCAGTAGGGCGCGCACAACTGATGGTGGTGGCAACCAAAACCAAAATTACCGAGCTGGGTGGGCGGCCGTTACTGGTGGATAGTGGTGATCCCTCTCTGGATGCCGCCTGGAGCGGGTTTATTCCCGTGGTCACTGGTTATCGCGATGAAATTCTTTACCCGCTGTCAGGGGATGGCAGTGGCGAATCCCCGGCACCCGTGACAGCAACCCCCGCGCCCTCAGCGTAG
- a CDS encoding alpha/beta family hydrolase produces MEACQDWIVDSPGQKPVAWFLFAHGAGAPMDSDFMQALATMLSGQGIGVVRFEFPYMAERRESGKRRPPNKMDVLLASFQAQIDRVRAELPEAPLFIGGKSMGGRVASMLAEENFAQGEVAGVVCLGYPFHPVGKPEKLRTEHLLSLACPALVVQGTRDKLGDADEVAGYGLSSAIQVHWLEDGDHDFKPRKASGYSQQQHWRTAADQIAAFMRARES; encoded by the coding sequence ATGGAGGCCTGCCAGGACTGGATTGTTGACAGCCCCGGGCAGAAGCCTGTCGCCTGGTTTCTGTTCGCCCACGGCGCCGGTGCACCGATGGACAGTGACTTTATGCAGGCACTGGCAACTATGCTGTCGGGGCAGGGCATAGGTGTGGTGCGCTTCGAGTTTCCGTATATGGCGGAGCGGCGAGAGTCCGGCAAGCGGCGTCCGCCGAACAAGATGGACGTATTGCTGGCGTCGTTTCAGGCACAGATCGACCGCGTGCGTGCGGAATTACCCGAGGCCCCGCTGTTTATCGGCGGCAAGTCCATGGGCGGGCGAGTGGCGAGTATGCTCGCCGAGGAAAACTTTGCGCAGGGAGAGGTTGCCGGCGTCGTGTGTCTCGGGTACCCGTTCCATCCAGTGGGGAAGCCGGAGAAATTACGAACCGAGCATCTGTTGTCTCTCGCCTGTCCCGCGCTCGTTGTGCAGGGCACGCGCGATAAACTGGGGGATGCAGATGAGGTGGCGGGGTACGGGTTGTCGTCGGCAATTCAGGTTCACTGGCTGGAGGATGGCGACCACGACTTCAAGCCGCGCAAGGCCAGCGGCTACAGCCAACAGCAACACTGGCGCACCGCCGCTGACCAGATAGCGGCGTTTATGCGCGCTCGAGAATCGTGA
- a CDS encoding glycine cleavage system protein R, whose product MQQHLVISIISDDKPGVVEMLSAAVAENGGNWEDSRMAHFAGKFAGILRLSVAAEDSARLKDALQSLAGSDFKLQVEDALAVASDGRQTLQLKLVGNDRPGIVKEISRALAARRINVETLDTRYGSTPWSGEPLFTAECTISVSEDVSIDGLHDELDEIADELGVEIDCEETSSAL is encoded by the coding sequence ATGCAACAGCACCTCGTCATCTCCATTATCAGCGACGACAAGCCCGGTGTGGTGGAAATGCTCTCCGCCGCAGTAGCGGAAAATGGTGGCAACTGGGAAGACAGCCGCATGGCCCATTTTGCCGGCAAGTTCGCCGGTATCCTGCGTCTCAGCGTGGCGGCGGAAGACAGTGCTCGTCTCAAGGACGCCCTGCAAAGTCTTGCCGGTAGCGACTTCAAGCTTCAGGTCGAGGATGCCCTCGCGGTGGCCTCCGACGGCCGCCAGACCCTGCAACTCAAGCTGGTGGGCAACGACCGCCCTGGGATCGTCAAGGAAATCTCCCGCGCCCTGGCCGCCCGCCGGATCAACGTGGAAACCCTGGATACCCGCTACGGCAGCACTCCCTGGAGTGGGGAGCCCCTGTTTACTGCCGAGTGCACCATCAGTGTCTCCGAAGATGTCAGTATCGACGGCCTGCACGACGAGCTGGATGAGATCGCCGACGAACTGGGAGTCGAGATCGACTGCGAAGAAACCTCCTCCGCGCTATAA
- a CDS encoding elongation factor P hydroxylase, whose protein sequence is MTERIVTVFDRCFSDAEGLNTRLVGGYEEPYYRPADRAPGSVHQIEFTRDYAASALHEAAHWCVAGAERRRQPDYGYWYAPDGRSAAQQAEFERVEVKPQALEWIFSVACGLRFRVSADNLDAGLGPSPAFKRNIWQQVQRYCKCPGEGKPAINDRAITFARALARAFGSPDPLRAERYRLEDLG, encoded by the coding sequence GTGACTGAACGCATAGTCACGGTCTTCGATCGCTGCTTTTCTGATGCCGAGGGACTGAATACGCGCCTCGTTGGGGGGTATGAAGAGCCTTACTACCGCCCGGCAGACCGTGCGCCGGGCAGCGTCCACCAGATAGAGTTCACCCGCGACTATGCCGCCAGCGCCCTGCACGAGGCCGCGCACTGGTGTGTGGCCGGAGCCGAGCGCCGCCGTCAGCCGGATTACGGCTACTGGTACGCTCCCGATGGTCGCAGCGCCGCCCAGCAGGCGGAGTTTGAGCGGGTAGAGGTAAAGCCCCAGGCCCTGGAGTGGATTTTCTCCGTCGCCTGCGGTCTGCGTTTCCGGGTGAGCGCGGACAACCTGGATGCCGGTCTCGGTCCCAGCCCCGCCTTCAAACGCAATATCTGGCAGCAGGTACAGCGTTACTGTAAGTGTCCGGGCGAGGGGAAACCTGCGATCAACGACCGGGCTATTACCTTTGCGCGCGCGCTGGCCCGCGCCTTCGGCTCCCCCGATCCGCTGCGTGCGGAACGCTACCGTCTGGAGGACCTGGGATGA
- a CDS encoding pyridoxal phosphate-dependent aminotransferase: protein MKDIHKSEKLHGVCYEIRGPVMEQATRLEEEGHRIMKLNIGNPAPFGFDAPDEILQDVIYNLSQAQGYVESKGLFAARKAIMQECQTLGIPGVDIDDIYLGNGVSELISMSTQALLNTGDEMLLPMPNYPLWMAATNLTGAKPVLYRCDEQAGWLPDIDDIKSKITPRTRGIVVINPNNPTGAVYPKELLEQIVEVARQHNLVIFADEIYSKILYDDAVFTPMGTLAEDVLCLSFNGLSKSYRLAGFRSGWMVVSGAKHRARGFIEGMDILSSMRLCGNVPAMFAVQTALGGYQSINDLVLPGGRLRQQRDLAHRMLNEIPGVSCVKPQGAIYLFPRIDLDRHKIENDERFVLDFLRQEKILLVQGSAFHWDAPDHLRIVFLPRADDLSHAIDRLGNFLERYTQ, encoded by the coding sequence ATGAAGGATATTCACAAGTCGGAAAAACTCCACGGCGTCTGTTACGAGATTCGCGGGCCCGTCATGGAGCAGGCAACCCGTCTGGAAGAAGAAGGCCACCGGATCATGAAGCTGAACATCGGCAACCCGGCGCCCTTCGGCTTCGACGCGCCCGATGAAATCCTGCAGGACGTGATCTACAACCTGTCCCAGGCACAGGGCTATGTGGAATCCAAAGGTCTGTTTGCTGCGCGCAAGGCGATCATGCAGGAGTGCCAGACACTGGGTATTCCCGGAGTGGATATCGACGATATTTACCTGGGTAACGGGGTGTCCGAACTCATTTCCATGTCCACCCAGGCGCTGCTGAACACCGGCGATGAAATGCTGTTGCCGATGCCCAACTATCCCCTGTGGATGGCGGCCACCAATCTCACCGGAGCCAAGCCGGTGCTATACCGCTGCGACGAGCAGGCGGGCTGGCTGCCGGATATCGACGATATCAAATCCAAGATCACCCCCCGCACTCGCGGCATCGTGGTGATCAACCCGAACAACCCCACCGGTGCGGTTTACCCTAAGGAACTGCTGGAGCAGATCGTGGAGGTTGCACGCCAGCACAACCTGGTGATTTTTGCCGACGAGATCTACAGCAAAATCCTGTACGACGATGCCGTGTTTACCCCCATGGGCACCCTCGCCGAAGATGTGCTCTGCCTGAGCTTCAATGGCCTGTCCAAGTCCTACCGCCTGGCCGGATTCCGCTCGGGCTGGATGGTTGTGAGCGGCGCAAAGCATCGCGCGCGCGGCTTTATCGAGGGCATGGATATTCTTTCCTCGATGCGCCTGTGCGGCAACGTCCCGGCCATGTTCGCGGTACAGACCGCCCTCGGCGGCTACCAGAGCATCAACGATCTGGTACTGCCCGGCGGCCGACTGCGCCAGCAGCGCGATCTCGCGCACCGTATGCTGAACGAGATTCCCGGGGTGAGCTGTGTCAAACCGCAGGGCGCCATTTACCTGTTCCCGCGCATTGACCTGGACCGGCACAAGATCGAGAACGACGAGCGGTTCGTGCTCGACTTCCTACGCCAGGAAAAAATCCTGCTGGTACAGGGCAGTGCCTTCCACTGGGATGCCCCGGATCACCTGCGGATCGTATTCCTGCCCCGCGCCGACGATCTCTCCCATGCGATCGATCGCCTCGGCAATTTCCTCGAGCGCTATACGCAGTAA